One genomic region from Candidatus Omnitrophota bacterium encodes:
- a CDS encoding DUF4416 family protein, with translation MGNIKPVLPVKLVVGILSAHDASFCLAEKQLIRFFGKIDYRTGPMDFNFTDYYTNEMGHGLRRFFLSFKRLIQPGQLAGIKVITNKLERRLAKKALVLKRTVNIDPGYITDAKLVLASTKDYSHRIYLSSGIYAETTLSYQKHSFRPRTWTYPDYACSEYVSVFNHIRDIFMSQRPGQSA, from the coding sequence ATGGGTAACATCAAGCCTGTTTTGCCTGTAAAGCTGGTTGTCGGCATCTTGTCTGCTCACGATGCTTCATTCTGCCTTGCCGAAAAACAGCTTATCAGGTTTTTTGGTAAGATTGACTACAGGACCGGCCCGATGGATTTTAACTTTACGGATTATTATACTAATGAGATGGGCCATGGTTTACGCAGGTTTTTTTTAAGTTTCAAGAGGCTTATACAGCCCGGCCAGCTCGCCGGTATAAAAGTAATTACAAATAAACTGGAAAGACGGCTGGCAAAGAAGGCGCTTGTATTAAAACGCACAGTGAACATAGATCCAGGTTATATAACCGATGCCAAGCTTGTGCTTGCCTCTACAAAGGATTACAGCCATCGTATATATCTTTCGTCAGGCATATATGCGGAAACCACGCTTTCTTACCAAAAACATTCTTTTCGGCCGCGTACGTGGACATATCCTGATTATGCCTGTTCGGAATATGTAAGCGTATTTAATCATATACGGGATATATTTATGAGCCAGAGGCCCGGACAAAGCGCATGA